Genomic segment of Esox lucius isolate fEsoLuc1 chromosome 15, fEsoLuc1.pri, whole genome shotgun sequence:
GCAGACAAGCCGTGACCTGTTGTCTGGACGGAAAGGCAGTTGTGTTCATTCAGTATTCACACTGATTGattgttgtctttttttcttgGGTGTTTAAGAGCTTTCGTTGTTTGGATTTGGAACTCGGAACAGAAGGGGGTATTTCTGTCAGTGGGTGTTGGAGGTGGTGAAATATGCAGCAGAACCAACCATTAAACTCATGCATTGTGCTGCTCCAGTTGTTTGAGCACAGACCTCctttgatttttcttttttacatttgtcGTCTGTGATGCGCCTTCTCTTCAGCAATGCCCTCTTTGCTCTTTGGTGTTGGTATATAGCACAGGCACTTATTTACATGTGTTCTCTGGTCCACACTGGATACAGATTGGTGTGGTGTTAAGACTACTCTGTTCATGCAttaactctctcctctcttgggGGTCTTTTTTAGGGGCTGTTTTTAAGAGTGATTCCAGCCCTTTTGTTTCCTCGGTTGTTTGCCTCTTAGCTTGTTATTTAGTAACACCCAGACCTCTAACAAGATTGTAGACACttctcattcacacacaaccCATCTACGCACGAACACGTTCTTTTGCCCCAACTCATCCTGCAATTAGTACCTCAGGGCCTGATTCTAGCCACTCTTCTTTCCATACTCTTGTCTTTGTCACTTGGCTTGGTCATATCCTCACATGGTTTCTCCTACAGCTGGGCAGTATGAATAAAAACACTTGCATATATAGCACTGTAACAGTCATTCGTCTCCCCCTACAATAAGGTATGTATATGTGATTTTCTTCAGAATAAACAACACTTGACAAGTGGGAAATATTTCCCTTCAATAGCAGAGCTCATTTCGCTATTAAACCGTGACCTGTGCCTTAGGTAGGCTGGGtgctttatgtgtgtgtgcttgcagtttcaccttttttttttctggtcatATATTTAGGACACACAGGGCAAGTCACGCAATGAAAAAGGTTCCCGACTGacagttaaaaataaatagaccTAAGAAAGCAAACACAATAATAATTGGAGTAGCAGAACATTGTGTCAGCACCAGTAATCGTAGCTTTTACATACCTTTACTCTGCCCATATGGGTGTGTTTTGTAAGGGTGTGTTTTGCATGGTTGAGCGAGCGGAGTGTGTGTTCCTTAGTTGAGCAGAGTCATTGTAGGGGCTCAGACAGGTAAAATATTCAGCAGCCTGATAGCTGGCAGGTACAAACTGTTTCTAAGCCTCTTAGTACGAGCTCGTCTGTCGCTAAGGCTGGGCAACGGTTCTTGCATAGTATGGCAGGCCTTTGGATGGGTCAGAGCAGGCCCCGGTGATGTGCTGCTCCATCTACCACCCACTGTAGGGCTCTGCAGGTGTGAGCTGAGTGTTTCCCATCCTGCAGCTTTGTTAGGATCCTCCCTGTGGTGCTGAGATGGTAATTGGAGAAGACCCAGGGTGTTGAACCTCCAAAGGTACCTCAGTGAGTTGGGTCACTGTTGTGCCCTCTTGACAACATCAGTTGAATTGATGGTCCATGATAAGTCCTCTACTACTGGGACATCAGGAAACGTACATTTGCTGACTCCTTCAGCCCCGTTGATGTGAGTTGGGCTGTGTTCTCTGCTTCCAGAAGTTGATCatcatctcctttgttttgctgactCCTTCAGCCCCGTTGATGTGAGTTGGGCTGTGTCCTCTGCTTCCAGAAGTTGatcatctcctttgttttgctgacgTTGACAGTTGTTATTCTGACACCTGACCCTCCCCTTTGATTAACGTCCTTGTAGGCTGTCTCGGTGTTGGTTATCAGGCCTACAAATGTGCCGTCTGTAAACTAAACAAGGGACAAAATGTCTAATTTCTCTGGCAACAAAACATCAGGTTTTTAAATATCTGCTCCGAATTACTTTCTGATTTATACTGAACTCTAAGTTATTTTGCCTAACTCAGTCTTGTATAGTGGACTTTCCAAACTTGTGAAATATCTATGTGTATATTATAAGTTCACATTTGGCCTTTGTGGGCATTGAGATCAAGAATATGGTGGATTGactgaatttatttttaatgcttTTGGTTTGACCACATAACAACGAAAAGCAGTATTAGCACAGGACTAATGCACCAGTGACAGTAGCAGATCACCCAACCATGGTTTGGGACTAAAGATTTCCTGTTGTAGTCAATACAGATACAGccctttatttatttcatgcttCATTCATGTTTCGGTAACATAATTACATATAATCCCTCATTAGTTAATCACCAGTTGATATTAGTAAAATCGTTATGACTATTTATCATAGTCTTTCTTAGAACTCCTATTTTCCTATGACCTTCACACGTTGGTCCTGATGTTTATTTTGGATTTGAATACCCATGTTCTCAGCTAAGTAATGGAATGATGGCCTCAGCTGTGCTCTTCCCCACGGAACAGCACATGGTGGGAGATAATGACACATCCTTTAGCAGGGCCAAGCTCTCTAATTACGCCTGGTCTAAACTGACAATATTAACCATCTGTTAATGTCCCAGTCTCTTCCAACCCAGCCTGTTTTCATCCATTTCACCGGCCGTGTCCTCATGCTGCTCCTACGTGTACATcactctgtaatcctgtttTTATGGTATTATGCCTTGGATGTTGTCGGGTGGAATGCACCGGAAGACCGGTGGTTGTAACTGTTCACTATGGCCTTGGTTCCATCAGTGTTCAGCTGTTTAAAAACCTCTGTTGTATGTGAAGTCAGGCATGTGTGTTGTCATTCAGCCTCTGCTCCCCCCGTCTGTCTATGTTCAGAGGTCCGACCCTCAGCTCCTGGCCCAGTTCTACTATGCTGACGAGGAGCTCAACCAGGTGGCCACAGAACTGGATAGCCTGGACGGCAGGAAGGATCCTCAAAGGTGTACCCTGCTGGTCAACCAGTTCAGATCCTGTCAGGTAAGAATCTGGTTCAGTTTAATACCCTCAGAATAAACCCACATTTTTGTGGCTGGTGTTTTATagattcaaatgtgtttttattgattaaatCCCTAATTAACGTTTTACGAGGGGTATAGCTGTAAAAATGTTAGTAGAAAGAACTTAAGTGGTCCGCCATGCTACAGCAGAGTGCCTGAGTTAAAGTATTGAAGTTTGACCTCAAGATTTTAAAGGGATAATCTTTGATTGCtccattttttaaacattaaaagCAGCCTAATGGTGAAGTCTATGGACTCTTGATGAATATTAGAAATGCCCTTAGAGATTTGAGCCTATTAATTCTCCGGAAGCCAAaatatcatatttttcttttcacacgattaaacaaacaaacatggttAAACCAGTAGTGTTGAATGGTCAAAGTCCTTGCGACCATGGCAGGGTTCtcactgtgttgttgtttgaACTGCCAATTGCCCCTTTACACCAATAATTAAAGTATTTGCTCACAGCTTTTGTTGAGAAGACACGCTTTTGAAGATTATTATTTGACCAAATAtgtttgcataaaaaaaaagccTAAATTGGGTGTCTGAAAGAATAACGATTGTATGACTGGTTGGCTGAAATAGcagttttgttttgtctcaCTTACCTTGTTCTTAACTATAAGGAGTCAGTTTGGGTAGAAGCAGTTGATCCAGATGTAACATTTTGAGACTGTTTGATAGCCTTTATTGAGTGACTTATCTTTGTGATTTCTTTAGAAGGATCAATGAAATGGAGCTACTGGAAATTGGGTGTTGAAGCCAATCCTAACCTAATCTTAGAGATATCTTGTCATAGTAAAGGTGGTACCCCGGTTTGTTTTGGATGACTAGATATGGTGTGTAGATCCAGCATGGGATATTAGTTTGCTTGACAGGAGGTGAAGCTTATcccaacacatttgtttctgtctgaGACCTGTCAATTTGGCGGTGGGGGACATTTATTTACAAGTCTTCCTCCAGGTATGGGCTCAGAGCTAAAGTGCAGGTGAGGTGGAAGCACACTGAGAGTGAACGTGGTTGGCTGCCCACCATGCCTGAACCCCATGCACCCCAGGCCCACTGGGGGGGGGTGGCCCCTAATAACCCCATGCACCCCAGGGCTAACGGAGGGGGGGCCTAATATCCCCATGCACCCTGGAGGGCCCACAAGGTCACTGCTTGATCCCTGACCACCTCTCTGCTTTTcgcccctctgtctgtctgctgagtTTTCGTATTGTCTTCATTATCACCTTAAATTGACCATGCAGTGGACTGCTGTGTGTCGGCTTTGCATTATGTTGTGCTTCGTAAACCTTTGGGCTTTTAGCTGACTGCAGGACATTTTCAGCAACTAGGGTTGTTCAGTCCTGGTTTGGCTGTATGCATATTTCCCcctaaagaaaaataacattatatgCCCTGCCGTTTGTTCTCCCAGCCAGTGTTCTGCTTCTTACATGCTCTGATCTTATATGATTATAACACGACGGTCACTTTTCAAGTAGAAGTGTGATTTCTTATATATTTGACGCATGTCAAGTAGCTTTGAAAAACACATGGGTTAGTATAAGCTACCTGACAAGACAAGGCGCCCCGTGTTACCAGCATGCTTACATAATCCCAGTATATCGGTCACCCTCAGGATTGAAAGCACAGGATTTGGACAGGTTTCTGGCCATGGACCCCATTAACCTTAGTGGAATTTCAGGACAAAAAGCattaaacagtgtttttttttctccggCAACAAAAGGGATGGGAAGAGTTTCAACATTCGGGGGATTACACAGGTGCTGAAGTGGGTTTCTGCCTGTGCTGATAAAATACCATCTGGACCTTGGCCGTCTAGGAAATGTGTGTGACCAGACCTTGTCAAATAGTGTGCGCTACGGGTatcatacaaatgtattttaatgatgGTGGTGAAGATTAGGCCAGGCTGTCGTTTTGGTAACAGACCAAGACCCACCGAGTGCAGCCGTGCAATGAAGGAGTCCGTGGTTAAGCTTTTTAATCTGTCTCCTCAGGGCTAACAACCGGGATGCAGTGTAGTTCCTGACCAGATTACAGCAcccaggagaggggagggagggcgggtgggagagggtggggggagacatggagagagagaaagtaaaaGATTCATTGGAAGTCATTGTTATGGCTGTTGTACATGCCACCGGGACATAAGCTCTTGATTAGCTCTTGCTGTGCATGACAGCGTGTTTACACCGCTGGAATTATGGGATTTGGTTTTGTCttggttttttttgtgtgtgttttttttgtttagttttttttttagagggaaTTGAGTTGTGACAGGGCTATAATGGACCCATTCTGAACATAGGCTGTTTAATTGATTTCAGCCCGTTCCCTGTTTAGAGGTCTCGAGATACCGTAAAATGCTCTACATGGAGAGCGTTTGTTTAGTTAAGGGTTTTACGGTTGTAGTTTGTGAAACATAATTATCAAAATAGTTTTCTCATTCGGTATGTTTATCAGTATTCACCAATTTATCCAGCTCTTTtcctgtcactctctctgtgcCTGCAGGACAACGTGTTGAACATTATCAACCAGATCATGGATGAATGtatcccaggtgaccgagccaACAGAGACTTCTGTGTCAAGTTCCCAGAAGAGATTCGCCATGACAACCTTGCGGGACAGCTGTGGTTCGGGGCTGAGGTACTGTAGCCCTCCAGgatcatcacacacaaacaacatgacCTTTACCTGTAGCCCTCCAGgatcatcacacacaaacaacatgacCTTTACCTGTAGCCCTCCAGgatcatcacacacaaacaacatgacCTTTACCTGTAGCCCTCCAGgatcatcacacacaaacaacatgacCTTTACCTGTAGCCCTCCAGgatcatcacacacaaacaacatgacCTTTACCTGTAGCCCTCCAGgatcatcacacacaaacaacatgacCTTTACCTGTAGCCCTCCAGgatcatcacacacaaacaacatgacCTTTACCTGTAGCCCTCCAGgatcaccacacacaaacaacatgacCTTTACCTGTAGCCCTCCAGgatcaccacacacaaacaacatgacCTTTACCTGTAGCCCTCCAGgatcaccacacacaaacaacatgacCTTTACCTGTAGCCCTCCAAaatcatcacacacaaacaacatgacCTTTACCTGTAGCCCTCCAAaatcatcacacacaaacaacatgacCTTTACCTGTAGCCCTCCAAaatcatcacacacaaacaacatgacCTTTACCTGTAGCCCTCCAGgatcaccacacacaaacaacatgacCTTTACCTGTAGCCCTCCAGgatcaccacacacaaacaacatgacCTTTACCTGTAGCCCTCCAGgatcatcacacacaaacaacatgacCTTTACCTGTAGCCCTCCAGgatcaccacacacaaacaacatgacCTTTACCTGTAGCCCTCCAGgatcatcacacacaaacaacatgacCTTTACCTGTAGCCCTCCAGgatcaccacacacaaacaacatgacCTTTACCTGTAGCCCTCCAGgatcatcacacacaaacaacatgacCTTTACCTGTAGCCCGCTGTCCTAAGGAGTATTACGAATTGCGTTTCAACCAGCATGAGAGTCCGTATTTTAGTATATATCCCGGAAAAAACGACTTCATACTGCCCCTGCAATATACAGAAGCTGGTACAAGGCGACGTACGTAGTCTTTGCGTCGCTTCACAGAAATCTGCGTTAAATCCTTTAATCTACGTACGTTCCGTTTCCGATGACCATGGATATGCACCGCGCACTCTTCATGCCCGTTTACTGGCAGGTTTTAAGTGTAACATTGGGAccttccctctctgtgtagtgtcTGGCTGCAGGGTCCATCATCATGAACAGGGAGATTGAGAGCATGGCTATGAGGCCTCTGGCCAAGGACCTGACACGCAGTCTGGAGGAGGTCCGCAACATCACCCGAGACCAGGCCCTCCGAGACCTCAACTTCTACACGGACCGCATGAGGGACGCGCTGCGCCACTTCGACAGCCTCTTTGCTGAGTTTGAGCTCAGGTAGCTGGCTATAGGACATCTAAAACCACTGTACAACACCGGCAGACATCATTTCCTAACGGTTCCCCTGTCTGATTCCCTGGTCTGGCAGCTACGTGTCAGCCATGGTGCCTGTGAAGTCTCCAAAAGAATACTACGTTCAGCAGGAGGTgattgtgctgttctgtgagaCCGTCGAGAGGTGAGTTGAGTGGTACGGCGGTCCGCAAAGGAAGTCAAACCGTGACACGGGGGGATCGCCACGGGACTGTCAGGGCTAGGTGGAAGTGGCTGGTCAAAAGATAGTCAAGTCCTTCAGGAAGTTTCAGACATGTTATTCCATGCATGCAggatgatttcttttttttttgttagccAATATTTCTCTGGCTCTTGTTTTTGCTGTCGGTTTTTCAGGGCACTTAAGCTGGGCTACCTCAGCCAAGACATGATCGATGACTATGAGCCCGCTTTGATGTTTACAATCCCCAGACTAGCCATCGTGTGGtaagtgttgtttttcttttgtctctgttttgttctttttttctaaCTGTCTGATACTAATAATctaatactaatgttttaatcaccctcttcCCCTCAGTGGTCTGGTGGTTTATTGTGATGGCCCGCTCAACTTGGACAGGAAACCAGAGGACATGTCGGAGCTATTCCGGCCCTTCCGCACTTTACTGAAGAAGATCAGGTACCATTATGGATTGTCCTCTATATCCAATCATGGAGAGAAAAGGGCTCTTTAGGCGTTTACTGAGTTGTAAAGCGTTCTAAGACACTGCATTGCAGTGGAACTGCATCATCTGTGTTATTTTCCTGGTcacagcaaacacaatgtgttcAGGAATCCTACAAGGGCCGGTCAAATTAGCTCAGCACTGCCCCGGTTCAGGGAGGGATGGACGGGTTTATTAGTCTCTTtgcgctctagtgactccttgtggagACGGGGCCCAGTATTCATTAGGTAGACCTCCAAGCGCCTTGGTTCCGGCCACCATCCTCTCTGAATGAGTAGTGTGATAAGAAACAGAACAGACTGAGGGGATATGTTTCATAGGAGTTCCTGTGCTTGACTTACCGGAGCCTGCTGGGGTTTGCAGTAACAAGGCGaggcaacaattgcaaaatgTAGAAACAATTCTAGTACGGTTTTGCAAGAAAACCATTCATTTGATCTGTCTCAGGTCAGTCTGAAGGAGCTTGCCAACCTGTGTCCGCCACTGCCTGTTGTTAAAGCGCTGTTGTTTCGTAGGGACCTGCTACAGACCCTGTCAGAGGAGGAGCTGTTGACGCTGGAGAGAAGCCTCTGTATCTCCCAGGATGGGGAGTTCCCCCTGGTCCCTGAGCTCACCACTGCCCCAACCATCACCCCAGAACCCCCGCCATCCAGCAGCCCCACCACCGACTCCCCGGAAGGGCAGAGTGAGGAGGACCAGAAGAGGGAGCAGCAGGAGGTGATGTCTCTGCGCATCTCCGACATCCAGgaggaggaagacagggagtgggaggaggtggagaggggagaggaagaagaggagcaggGTCATCCGTGCGAGGAAGCGGAGGAGGCGGACCTGGCTTGCTCCATGCAGTTTGACGAGGAGGAGATTGAGCAGCTCAACATGATGGTGTACCGGGTGGGGGACGAGATGTCCACGCTGCTGTCCCCCCCCAGTCAGTGCCAGTCCCCGGCCCACCGGCCCAACAGGGGCGGCTCCAGCAGTGGCTCCAGCACCGAGGCCTCTCCTCTCAGGGCGCCGGTGGGCCGGGGAAAGGCGGGTCTCTGCCATGAGGAGGAGGACCGAGTGTTCTTCATGGAGGACCTGGATGCAGGCGGGGAACTTGTGAGCGGCGGACGTGTCACATCCCCGTCCAAAGCCTTTCAGCCGTCGTCTCCTCAGCCTCGCCGGCCCGGCCCGCGGACCCAGTCAACCGGGAACGGCTGGTCCCGTGACGAGGTGTCAGAGCCGACCCAGCAGCCCCAAGTCCAGAGCCCCGGCACCAAGCCGCCTGCCTGCGGACCCGGCCCGGAGCCCAACAGCTGGGAGGTGGGCCTGGGCGAGACGGAAACCGCTGAAGTCATCGCACACCGCATGGGAGGGATGAAGCTGTCGGCCACCGTCATCTTCAACCCCCGTTCCCCCAGCCTGGCTGAGCTGGCTGCGGACAAACTGCTTCTCCCCCAGCCGCCGCCTTCCTCGGACGCGGAGCCCTGCGGCCCCCTGGTGGCCACACACTGCCTGCTCAACTCCTGCGTTTGCTGTGGCAGCTGCGAGGACGGCCACGACGACGCCCTGACCATGGACCCCAGGGGCCTGGGGCGGGGCCTGGGGAAACACTGCAAGGCCCCCCCACACAGCCCTGTCATCCAGTCCACAGCCTGCCGCCTGGCCTCGTCCGGCCACAGCCTCCATGGGAAGGGGGACTCTCCCCCCAAGCTGACGCCCCCCTCCTCCCGCTGCTCCACGGAGCTCCCTCCAGGGGAGGAGGCAGAGGGCCAGCCCTGTGACAAGTGCCTGGTGGTGGTGGCCCCGGGGCCTCCTCAGAGCCTAGACAGGAGCCCCACTAGCGAAAGGGGAGCCCCAGAACCATGTGCCCACCAATGGAGGACGGTGAGGAGGCCTCAGGCCagcggggggagagagagagagaggacgggGCCCAGGGAGGGAGACCGGGAGTTAAAGGAAGACGGCAAGAAGAACAGCAGGTATGTGAATGTACTGTGTGTTATCAGCTCTCCACTTCAAAGCGAGTAGGCCTCAGCATCTCTGGGAAGCAGATGCCCTTCACATCTGGTCTCTTTGGCTAATTTAACCCACATCTTGTTATccagttgtttttttgtgtttttatgttctgtTTGCTATTTGCACTTGGCTTTCTTCAGCTTTTCTTCCAATCATATGAACAGATC
This window contains:
- the zfyve28 gene encoding lateral signaling target protein 2 homolog isoform X2 — its product is MNRFRKWLYKPKRSDPQLLAQFYYADEELNQVATELDSLDGRKDPQRCTLLVNQFRSCQDNVLNIINQIMDECIPGDRANRDFCVKFPEEIRHDNLAGQLWFGAECLAAGSIIMNREIESMAMRPLAKDLTRSLEEVRNITRDQALRDLNFYTDRMRDALRHFDSLFAEFELSYVSAMVPVKSPKEYYVQQEVIVLFCETVERALKLGYLSQDMIDDYEPALMFTIPRLAIVCGLVVYCDGPLNLDRKPEDMSELFRPFRTLLKKIRDLLQTLSEEELLTLERSLCISQDGEFPLVPELTTAPTITPEPPPSSSPTTDSPEGQSEEDQKREQQEVMSLRISDIQEEEDREWEEVERGEEEEEQGHPCEEAEEADLACSMQFDEEEIEQLNMMVYRVGDEMSTLLSPPSQCQSPAHRPNRGGSSSGSSTEASPLRAPVGRGKAGLCHEEEDRVFFMEDLDAGGELVSGGRVTSPSKAFQPSSPQPRRPGPRTQSTGNGWSRDEVSEPTQQPQVQSPGTKPPACGPGPEPNSWEVGLGETETAEVIAHRMGGMKLSATVIFNPRSPSLAELAADKLLLPQPPPSSDAEPCGPLVATHCLLNSCVCCGSCEDGHDDALTMDPRGLGRGLGKHCKAPPHSPVIQSTACRLASSGHSLHGKGDSPPKLTPPSSRCSTELPPGEEAEGQPCDKCLVVVAPGPPQSLDRSPTSERGAPEPCAHQWRTVRRPQASGGRERERTGPREGDRELKEDGKKNSSPISSLTTSSGTSEDLDHHEIQLALQAAKMAARNKIRSRFHSSSDLIHRLFVCISGVADQLQTNYAADLRSILKTLFEVMATSEQGDNDKQKAGPGLRSAVLEDCALCQETLSSSELAAKAQEGQFEDPPDWVPDEECSSCIACKAPFTVIRRKHHCRSCGKIFCSRCSSHSAPLPRYGQVKPVRVCTHCYMFHVTPFYSDRTGV
- the zfyve28 gene encoding lateral signaling target protein 2 homolog isoform X1, which produces MNRFRKWLYKPKRSDPQLLAQFYYADEELNQVATELDSLDGRKDPQRCTLLVNQFRSCQDNVLNIINQIMDECIPGDRANRDFCVKFPEEIRHDNLAGQLWFGAECLAAGSIIMNREIESMAMRPLAKDLTRSLEEVRNITRDQALRDLNFYTDRMRDALRHFDSLFAEFELSYVSAMVPVKSPKEYYVQQEVIVLFCETVERALKLGYLSQDMIDDYEPALMFTIPRLAIVCGLVVYCDGPLNLDRKPEDMSELFRPFRTLLKKIRDLLQTLSEEELLTLERSLCISQDGEFPLVPELTTAPTITPEPPPSSSPTTDSPEGQSEEDQKREQQEVMSLRISDIQEEEDREWEEVERGEEEEEQGHPCEEAEEADLACSMQFDEEEIEQLNMMVYRVGDEMSTLLSPPSQCQSPAHRPNRGGSSSGSSTEASPLRAPVGRGKAGLCHEEEDRVFFMEDLDAGGELVSGGRVTSPSKAFQPSSPQPRRPGPRTQSTGNGWSRDEVSEPTQQPQVQSPGTKPPACGPGPEPNSWEVGLGETETAEVIAHRMGGMKLSATVIFNPRSPSLAELAADKLLLPQPPPSSDAEPCGPLVATHCLLNSCVCCGSCEDGHDDALTMDPRGLGRGLGKHCKAPPHSPVIQSTACRLASSGHSLHGKGDSPPKLTPPSSRCSTELPPGEEAEGQPCDKCLVVVAPGPPQSLDRSPTSERGAPEPCAHQWRTVRRPQASGGRERERTGPREGDRELKEDGKKNSSIFQDSPLSSISSSDCESVSVTTCSLSSSDCTTSPISSLTTSSGTSEDLDHHEIQLALQAAKMAARNKIRSRFHSSSDLIHRLFVCISGVADQLQTNYAADLRSILKTLFEVMATSEQGDNDKQKAGPGLRSAVLEDCALCQETLSSSELAAKAQEGQFEDPPDWVPDEECSSCIACKAPFTVIRRKHHCRSCGKIFCSRCSSHSAPLPRYGQVKPVRVCTHCYMFHVTPFYSDRTGV